In the Streptomyces sp. 3214.6 genome, CGAGGAGGCGTCCTCCGGCGCCACCAGCACCATCGCCGAACCGCTGATCAGACCGGCGAAGATCTCACCCTGAGACATGTCGAAGGTCAGCGCCGGCAGCTGCAGCAGCCGGTCCTCGTGGGTCCACTCGCCGAAGCTGCGCCGGTAGGCCTCGATGAACATGCGCAGACCGCGCTGCTCGATCATCACGCCCTTGGGACGCCCGGTCGAGCCCGAGGTGTAGAGGACGTACACCAGCGACGTCGGCTCCGCCCACTCCTCCAGCGGCACGTCGTCCGACTGCGCCTCGATGACGTCCCAGTCGGCGTCGATCCGCAGGCTCTCCCAGCCGCAACTGTCCGGCAGATCGCCCAGCGCGGCCTGCCGCGTGATGACCAGCGGTGTTGCGGTGTCCCGCAGCATGTGGTCCAGCCGGGCGTTGGGGTGCGAGGGGTCGATGATCGTGTACGCGGCGCCGGACACCATCACGCCCAGGATCGCCACCAGGGCGTCCAGGTCGCGGTCCATTGCGATGGCCACGACCTGCTCGCGGCCCACGCCCCGGGAGCGGATGTACCGGGCGAGCTTCCCGGCCCGCCGCATCAGCTCGCCGTACGTCATCTCCACCCCGCGGCAGACCGCCGCGACCAGCTCCGGGTGCTCCTCGGCGATCCGCGCGATCGTCGCGTGGACCGGCTCCGTCGGGTACTCGAAGTCGGGGCCGCGTCCGACCGCGAGCAGTTCCTCGCGCTCGGCTCCGGACAGCAGCGGCAGCGCGGAGACCGGGGTGTCCGGGGCGTCCGCCGCGGCCGCGAGCACGGTCTCGAAGTGCCGGACCAGGGCCTCGACGCGCCAACGGTCGTACAGGTCGGTCGCGAACTCGACGATCAGCCGCAGCCGTTCGGCGCCCTCGACGAAGCTGAAGGACACATCGAACCGGGAGCGCGTCCCCGCCACCGTGATCGTCTCGGCCGTCAGGCCCGCCAGCTGGAACGCGTCGCCGGTGGTCGTCTCGCCGAGCAGCTGGCAGGCGATCTGGAACAGCGGGTTGCGGCCCGCGTCCCGGACCGGCTGCACCCGGTCCACGATACGGTCGAACGGCACGTCCTGGTTGTCGTACATGTCGAGGTTGGCGTCGGTGATGCGCTCCAGCAGCTCGGCGAAGGTGACCCCGCCGGACAGGTCGGACCGCAACACCGTCATGTTGATGAACAGGCCTACGACGTCCTCGAGTTCGGGGTCCGTACGGCCGAGCATGGGCACCCCGAGGGCGATGTCGTCCTGGCCGCTGTACCGGCTCAGCACGACGTTCAGTGCCGCGGCGACCACCATGTACAGGGACGCGCCCTGCTCCTGCGCCAAGGCACGTGCCTTGGTGAGCAGTTCGGTGGGGAAGTCGACTACGAAGGTCTCGCCGCTCTGGGTGGGCTCCGCGGGCCGCAGCCGGTCGGCGGGCAGTTCGAGCGCCTCCAGGCCGGCCAGCCGCTCCTGCCAGAACTTGAGCTCCTCCTCCCAGACACCGTCGGCCTGCTGCCGACGCTGCTCCTGGACGTGGTCGCCGTAGCCGACCGTCAGCTCCGGGAGCGCGGGCGTGCGGCCCGCCGTCAGGTCCCCGTAGGCCTGGGAGATCTCACGGCTGATCACACCGCCGGACCAGCCGTCGGTGACGATGTGATGGAAGCCGAGGCAGAGCACATGGTGGTCGGCGGCCAGCCGGAACAGCAGGAACCGGGAGAGGGGCCCCGCCGTCAGGTCGAACGGCGTGTCGGCCTCGGTCTGCAGCGCCTCGCGCAGCGCGCTCTCCGCGTCTTCGGGGTCCGGCCGGGAGAGGTCGCGAAGCGGCAGCGGCCGGTCCTGCGCCGGTGCGACGACCTGGTAGGGCACACCGTCCGCCGAGTGGAAGGTCACCCGCAGCTGCTCGTGGCGCGCCACCAGCACGTTGAGGGCCTGCTCCAGCGCGGGCACGTCCAGCGGACCGCGCAGCCGGTAGGCCTGGATGACGTTGTAGGTGGTCTCCCCGGGACTCATCTGGTCCAGGAACCACAACTGCTCCTGCCCGAAGGACAGTTGGATGCGTGACTCGTCGGGGAGCGAGGCGCTCATCGTCACAGGACTCCAATCGGCTGTACACGGTGGTGTTCCAACGGGGGCGTTACGGGGACGTCAGTGGTTCGGGGGCGGTGCAGTCGTGCGGGCGTCGGGCCTGAGGACGCTCTCCACGCGGCGCAGTCCTTCGGTCACCGCCTCGGGTGAGCGCGCGAAACAGATCCGGAAACCGTCGCTGGCGCCGAGGGTCTCGCCGGGCATCAGCAGAACGCCCAGGTCCAGCGCCCGGCGGCACATCGCCAGCGGCTCCTCCCCGGTCCGGAGCCAGAGCCAGGCGAACGGCGTGCCCTCCGGTTCCACGAGCTCCACCGCGTCCGCGTTGCGCCGGGCGAACTCCCTGACCAGGGACAACCCCTGCCCGGTGAGTTCGTGATAGGACCGCAGATGGCGCTCACGGTCGGCCAGCACCTCACGGGCCAGCGTCTCGCACAGCACCGAATTGGAGATGGTGGACAGGAACTTGCGCTCGGCACAGCCCGCCACCACGGACGGCGGACCGTACAGCCAGCCCACCCGCAGCCCCGGGAAGCCGTACACCTTGGACAGGCTGGACACGGAGATCACCCGGTCGCCGTCGAGCGCGGCGGAGCGGGACAGATCGAGCGCGTACTCCTCGTCGAGCAGCAGACGAGCGCCCGTGCGCGAGGCGAGGGCCACCAGGGCGCGCAGGTCCCGCTCGGCTATGCGCCGACCGGTCGGATTGCACGGGCTGTTGGCCACGATCAGCTTCACGTCGGGCCCGGCGACGGCCTCGGCGGCCTCGACGTCGAAGCTCA is a window encoding:
- a CDS encoding non-ribosomal peptide synthetase: MSASLPDESRIQLSFGQEQLWFLDQMSPGETTYNVIQAYRLRGPLDVPALEQALNVLVARHEQLRVTFHSADGVPYQVVAPAQDRPLPLRDLSRPDPEDAESALREALQTEADTPFDLTAGPLSRFLLFRLAADHHVLCLGFHHIVTDGWSGGVISREISQAYGDLTAGRTPALPELTVGYGDHVQEQRRQQADGVWEEELKFWQERLAGLEALELPADRLRPAEPTQSGETFVVDFPTELLTKARALAQEQGASLYMVVAAALNVVLSRYSGQDDIALGVPMLGRTDPELEDVVGLFINMTVLRSDLSGGVTFAELLERITDANLDMYDNQDVPFDRIVDRVQPVRDAGRNPLFQIACQLLGETTTGDAFQLAGLTAETITVAGTRSRFDVSFSFVEGAERLRLIVEFATDLYDRWRVEALVRHFETVLAAAADAPDTPVSALPLLSGAEREELLAVGRGPDFEYPTEPVHATIARIAEEHPELVAAVCRGVEMTYGELMRRAGKLARYIRSRGVGREQVVAIAMDRDLDALVAILGVMVSGAAYTIIDPSHPNARLDHMLRDTATPLVITRQAALGDLPDSCGWESLRIDADWDVIEAQSDDVPLEEWAEPTSLVYVLYTSGSTGRPKGVMIEQRGLRMFIEAYRRSFGEWTHEDRLLQLPALTFDMSQGEIFAGLISGSAMVLVAPEDASSPESLGALIRDQRVTYAGLSPAILSVVEAGPYPDLKYIMGGAEALPAELVNKWNLPGRKFVNLYGPTEASVATTEYLCEHKEWLSSPPIGRPEFSRLHYVVDKDFNLVPVGVPGELLIGGDEGLARGYLNLPEMTDEKFVPDPFLGEGRVYRTGDLVRWTRDLQIDFIGRLDNQVKLRGLRIELGEIESGLLTHPKIRMALVLLREDGGEKQLVAYYTVLGDASPTVAELREHLGRTMPEYMVPTAWVELAEFPLTPARKINRSALPAPVSATDGAASFVAPGTATEEKVAEVFGAVLSMEQVGADGSFFELGGNSLQAMRVVSRLNKHFGVKVNVRLLYGGATVATIASAVDGLTQAKKAAGTHA
- a CDS encoding pyridoxal phosphate-dependent aminotransferase, producing the protein MTVSVERARDYPMQRWVFEDAAGRFDIDLGDSNMLPGHLDDLTLPAGLELDYGHDHGLGALREAVAELYGGSPDSVLITQGAQQALYLVYASLLSPGDRVIGFRPGWQQSWDVPAALGCRVDLVGFRPDLSFDVEAAEAVAGPDVKLIVANSPCNPTGRRIAERDLRALVALASRTGARLLLDEEYALDLSRSAALDGDRVISVSSLSKVYGFPGLRVGWLYGPPSVVAGCAERKFLSTISNSVLCETLAREVLADRERHLRSYHELTGQGLSLVREFARRNADAVELVEPEGTPFAWLWLRTGEEPLAMCRRALDLGVLLMPGETLGASDGFRICFARSPEAVTEGLRRVESVLRPDARTTAPPPNH